The Halioglobus maricola genome segment TCGGTGGCCATATTGTGAGTGGCCATGTGGACGGCGTGGGCGAAGTGGTGAGCCTGCATGAAGATGCGCGCTCGATCCGCTTTGTGCTGCGGGCCCCTGACGATCTGGCAAAGTACATTGCGCACAAGGGCAGTATCACTGTGGATGGCACCAGCCTGACGGTGAATGCCGTCAATGGCGCAGAATTTGACCTGAACATTATCCCCCAGACAATGGCGGAGACAGTGTTTGTTGATTACCAGCCTGGCACCCGGGTGAACCTGGAAGTGGATGTCATTGCCCGCTATCTGGAACGCCTGATGCAAGGGGAGGCCGCCGCCAAGCCTGGCGCTGGCACCCTGTCGATGTCGACCCTGGCTGAAAATGGATTCCTGAAATAATGCAAGTAAACACCGTAGACGAACTGATCTCAGACCTTCGCCAGGGCCGCATGATTGTGCTGCTCGACGACGATGCCGACAGCCATAACGAAGGCGTGGTGATGGTCGCTGCCGAGCACGTGGATGCAGATCAAGTGAACTTCATGGCGCGCAAGGCTCGTGGTCTTGTCTGCCTGACTCTCACCGAGGAACGCTGCCGTCAGCTGGACTTGCCGCCCATGGTAGACGACGCCATGGGTGAGAAGTCGAACTTCACCCTGTCGATCGAAGCGACAGTGGGCATCGATACCGGTATTTCTGCCGGCGACCGCGCGCGCACCGTACATGCTGCAGTAGCGCCTCATGCGGTGCCCTCGGACATTGTCCAGCCGGGCCACATCTTTCCCCTGGAAGCGGTGGCTGGCGGTGTCCTGACCCGCGCCGGACACACTGAGGCAGGATGTGATTACGCGCGCCTGGCCGGGCTATTACCCGCAGCGGTGATCGCCGATATTCTCACCGATGAAGGGACTCTGGCTGACGGCCCGGCGCTGGCGCAGTTTGCAGAACAGCACGGCCTGAAAATCGGCACCGTAGCCGACCTGATCCATTTTCGGATGGTCAACGAGCGCACTATTCGCAAGGTGCGCGAAGGCAAGGTGAATACCGCACACGGTGAATTCAATCTCGCCGCCTATCGCGACCAGACCACCAGTGACGTACACCTGGCGCTGTTCAAGGGAGATATTTCGGCTGCCGAACCCACCCTGGTGCGGGTCCATGTGCAGTCGGCCCTGCGCGATCTCGTGGGCAGTGAAATAGAAGGCCAGCCGAGCTGGAGCATGGGCCGCTGTATGCAGGCCGTTGCCGCTGCAGGCAAGGGCGTTATCGTCCTGCTCTCCAAGGACGAGGGCCCTGAGCAACTGCTGGATAGTGTCGACCTGGTGTTGGGCGGCGAGCGAAGCGCCCAGAACAGCGACGCAATTTACACAACGGTCGGCCTTGGCAGCCAGATCCTGCGCGATCTGGGTGTGGGAAAAATCCATTTGATGGGCGCGCCAATCAAGTACAATGCGCTCTCGGGTTTCGACCTTGAAGTGCTGGATTTTGTCAGCCCCGAAGGCTAATCGAAAGCTAATTGAAGGAACAGGGAAACCAAGATGAACGATATTAAAACCATAGAAGGCGATTTCACTGGCGGTAAAGGCGACTACACGATCGTGGTCGGGCGCTGGAACAGCTTCGTGGTAGAGCACCTGCTGGAAGGCGCGCTGGATTGCCTGCGCCGCCACGGTGTCAGCAAAAACCAGATCACCATTGTGCGCGCACCCGGCGCATTTGAAATTCCGCTAGTGTGCAAGCAGATCGCTGCCAAGGGCAAGACCGATGCCATCATCGCTCTCGGCGCGGTCATCCGCGGCGGTACGCCTCACTTCGAATATGTGGCGGGCGAATGCACCAAGGGCCTGGCCATGGTGAGCATGGAACATGCCGTGCCGGTCTCCTTCGGTGTTCTCACCGTGGACACCATCGAGCAGGCCGTTGAGCGTGCTGGCACCAAGGCTGGCAACAAGGGTGAAGAAGCCGCGATGTCTGCGATTGAGATGGTGAGCCTGATGGGTAAGCTCGACTAAATGAGCGCCAATACCTCAAAAGGGTCCCACAACACGCTGGCGGCCGAGCGCCGCAAGGCCCGTCACTATGCGATGCAGGGGCTGTACCAGTGGTACATGGCCAGTGCTCCGCTCAACGCGATCGAGGCAGAGTTTCGCGCCGACTACGATTTCTCCCATGTCGATCTGGAGTATTTCCAGGCGGTGCTGCACGGCGTGCCTACCTGCGTCGATGAGCTGGAAGAAATTTTCCAACCCCTGTTGGACCGCGGTATCGATGACCTCGACCCCATTGAGCGTACACTGCTGCGGATGGGCGTCTGGGAGCTGAAAGAGCGGATTGATGTGCCCTACAAGGTAGCGATCAACGAAGCCGTGGCCCTGGCCAAGAAGTTCGGCGCCAGCGAGAGCCACAAGTACATCAACGGCGTGCTGGATAAAGCCGCGCGCGAACTGCGCCAGGCCGAAACCAGCGCCTGAGCCCCCGGGCTTACATGCCTTCTACCGAATTTGACCTGATCTATCGCCACTTCGCCTCGCTGGGCGCGGGCCCGGCGGTTGATCTGTCGGTCGGCGACGACTGCGCCATTCTGAAACTCGAACCCGGCGAACGCCTGGTCACCTCGGTGGACACGATGGTGGAAGGGGTTCATTTCCTGCCGGACATGTTCCCGGAGATCATCGGTTTTCGTGCCGTCTCTACTGCAGCCTCTGACCTCGCGGCCATGGGCGCGCGACCCATAGGCATGACGATCGCCCTCACGCTACCTCAGGCCGACGACTTCTGGGTGCACAGCTTCAGCGAAGGTGTGGCCGAGACAGTGTCCCTCTATGGCTTGCCCCTTGTGGGCGGCGATACCACCCGTGGCCCTCTCACCATCAGCGTGAACGTGCTGGGTGCCTTGCCTGCGGGCGAGGCGTTGTTGCGCGACGGTGCCCAGGTGGGCGACGGCGTCTATGTGTCCGGTCAGCTCGGCGATGCGGCAGCCGGCCTGGCGATTCTGCAGGACGAGTGGCGCCCCGAGCCTGATGCCGCCGCCTATCTGGTGGAACGCTATGAGCGCCCCCGGGCGAGACTTGAGTTGGGGCAGCAGCTGTTGGGCCGGGCCACAGCCGCTATTGATATTTCGGATGGATTGCTCGCCGATGCCGGGCACATTGCCGCTGCTGGCGGTGTCGGTATCACGCTCACTGCCGGCGCAATACCGCTCTCTGCCGCGCTGGGCGGCGCTGGTGATCGTGCTCTGCGGTGGGCGCTTACCGGTGGCGATGATTACGAGCTGTGTTTCACATTGCCAGCAGGCGAATCTGCGCCGGAGGGATGCACCCGAATTGGCGAGGTCGTGTCAGGGCAGGGTGTGCAATTGGATGTTGATGTTGACACCGACGCCGGTTACCAGCACTTTTAGCCTATGTCCGAGCCAATTCGATTAAGTAATCCCATCCAGTTCCTGGCCTTTGGCTTCGGCTCCGGCCTGGCGCCAAAGGCGCCTGGCACCTTTGGCACCGTGGCGGCGGTGCCCCTGTATTGGCTCATCTCGCATCTCGGCCTCGGGCTGTATTCCGCCGTGGTGGTAGTCACGTTCATCGTCGGGATCTGGATTTGTGACAAAGCCAGCAAACAGCTCGGAGTGCACGACCACCCGGGTATTGTCTGGGACGAGTTCGTCGGTTACTGGGTCACCATGTGGGCGCTCCCCGCAGACTGGGTCTGGATGCTGGCCGGCTTTGTGGCTTTCCGTGTTTTCGATATCGCCAAACCCTGGCCGATCGGTTGGTTGGATAAGCGCGTGGACGGTGGTTTAGGCATCATGATCGACGATATCGTTGCCGGGGTGATGGCCTGCGGTGTGCTGCATTTGGTACTGTGGCTGCTATGAGCCTGCGCCCTTCCAGCTTTATCCTGAGTTTCCTCATACTGCTGGCATCAGTCGTCGCAGCGGCCGCGCCCCAGATTGAAGTCGAAGGCCTGATGCCGCCCAACGCTGCTGTTGTCACCATCGACGGTGAGCGCAAGATGCTCAAGGTGGGCCAGACCTTCAAAGGTGTCACGCTGATCTCTGTGTATTCCCGAACTGCAGCGCTTGAAGTGGATGGAAACGAGACAGTCGTAGGGCTCTCTCGAAAAGTGGGCGCTAACTATCAGGCCCCCGTTGAGCAGATCGTTACTATCCCGATCAACCCTGCGCTGCAATATCGCACTGCGGCGATGATTAACGGCCGCCAGGCCGAGGTGCTGGTGGACACCGGTGCCAATGTGATCGCCATGAACCTCGGCGAAGCCCGTCGTCTCGGCGTGCGTGCCGAGGACGGCACGCCAACCCAGGTCGAAACCGCGAGCGGCAATGTGCGCGCTTATCTGGTGAAACTCAATGCTGTCACCGTGGGCAACATCAAGGTGAATAACGTCGAGGCCGCGGTCCTGGAGGGTGATAAGCCGTCTACTGTGCTGCTAGGGATGACCTGGTTGCGGCACGTGAAAATCGAGGAAAAACAGGGAGTTATGACTCTCACCAAAGGTCCCTGAGCCCCCCTCGCGCGGCCCGCCCCAAACCTGTTAGAATACGCGCCCTTTTGCACGGATACGTCCCTTGACCGCACGCTACGTAGAATCCTCCCGCCTCCCCACTGATTGGGGCGAGTTCGATATGCACGGCTTTGAAGACGCGGAAACCAACAAGGAGCACGTGGTCCTGACCATGGGCAATGTGGGCGATGGCGAGCCTGTACTGGCCCGGGTCCACTCAGAATGCCTCACCGGTGACGCCCTGTTCAGCATGCGCTGCGATTGCGGCAGCCAGTTGCAGGCAGCCCTGAAGGCCATATCTGAAGAGGGCAGGGGAGCGTTGTTCTACCTGCGCCAGGAAGGCCGAGGCATTGGTCTGCTCAACAAGATCAAGGCCTACAAGTTGCAGGACGCCGGTGCAGACACGGTGGAAGCGAACGAACAGCTGGGTTTTGGCGCGGATATGCGCGATTACAGTATCTTGCGGCCCATGCTCGAGCATCTGCAGATCAAGGCTGTGCGGCTGATGACCAACAACCCGCGCAAAGTTGCCGCTCTGGAAGAGCAGGGTGTGGAAGTGGTGGAGCGAATTGCGCTGCACACGGGTGCTAACCCGCACAATGAAAAATATCTCAATACCAAGGCCGGGAAGCTCGGCCATATGATGGAAGGGCGGGGCTAGCGGTCTCGCTCAACAATATACCGGGCCAATTCACGCAGTTGGTCTGCTGACTCTCCAAACATGTCCAGCGCGTCGATAGCCGCTTGTAACAGCCGCGCTGCCTCCGTCTTGGCGCCATCCAGTCCCAGCAACTTCACATAGGTAGGCTTGTTAGCCTCGGCGTCTTTGCCCGCGGTCTTGCCCAGGGCCTCAGGGTCGCCCTCAACATCCAGAATGTCATCTACTACCTGGAATGCCAGGCCGATATTGCGGCCGTAGATGTCTAGCGCCTCTAGCTGTTCGTCACTGGCGCCTGCCGCAATGCCGCCCAGCGCGAGCGAGGCCTGAATGAGGGCCCCAGTCTTCATTTCGTGCATGGCCTGCAGTTCGTCCAGGGTCATGTCCGAGTCTACGGCCTGAATGTCGATATACTGGCCACCGACCATACCTTCCATGCCGGCCGCCTGTGCTAACACCTTGATCATGCAGACCTTTTGTTCGGCCGAGAGGTCCGGTGCGTCGGCGATCAATTCGAAGGCTCGGGCCTGTAGGCCGTCGCCCACTAGGATGGCGGTGGCCTCATCAAAAGCTTTGTGCAGGGACGGTTTGCCACGGCGCATGTCGTCGTCGTCCATGGCGGGCAGATCGTCGTGGATCAGGGAGTAGGTGTGGATGAGTTCGAGGGTGACTGCAACAACTGTTGTCGAATCTTTGCATTGGCTC includes the following:
- the thiL gene encoding thiamine-phosphate kinase; protein product: MPSTEFDLIYRHFASLGAGPAVDLSVGDDCAILKLEPGERLVTSVDTMVEGVHFLPDMFPEIIGFRAVSTAASDLAAMGARPIGMTIALTLPQADDFWVHSFSEGVAETVSLYGLPLVGGDTTRGPLTISVNVLGALPAGEALLRDGAQVGDGVYVSGQLGDAAAGLAILQDEWRPEPDAAAYLVERYERPRARLELGQQLLGRATAAIDISDGLLADAGHIAAAGGVGITLTAGAIPLSAALGGAGDRALRWALTGGDDYELCFTLPAGESAPEGCTRIGEVVSGQGVQLDVDVDTDAGYQHF
- a CDS encoding phosphatidylglycerophosphatase A is translated as MSEPIRLSNPIQFLAFGFGSGLAPKAPGTFGTVAAVPLYWLISHLGLGLYSAVVVVTFIVGIWICDKASKQLGVHDHPGIVWDEFVGYWVTMWALPADWVWMLAGFVAFRVFDIAKPWPIGWLDKRVDGGLGIMIDDIVAGVMACGVLHLVLWLL
- the nusB gene encoding transcription antitermination factor NusB, whose translation is MSANTSKGSHNTLAAERRKARHYAMQGLYQWYMASAPLNAIEAEFRADYDFSHVDLEYFQAVLHGVPTCVDELEEIFQPLLDRGIDDLDPIERTLLRMGVWELKERIDVPYKVAINEAVALAKKFGASESHKYINGVLDKAARELRQAETSA
- a CDS encoding polyprenyl synthetase family protein; this encodes MFLDSKLAFELDSYFEQAASPMEVHPDVAAAAQYSLGAGGKRIRPALCIGAAKTITSSQCKDSTTVVAVTLELIHTYSLIHDDLPAMDDDDMRRGKPSLHKAFDEATAILVGDGLQARAFELIADAPDLSAEQKVCMIKVLAQAAGMEGMVGGQYIDIQAVDSDMTLDELQAMHEMKTGALIQASLALGGIAAGASDEQLEALDIYGRNIGLAFQVVDDILDVEGDPEALGKTAGKDAEANKPTYVKLLGLDGAKTEAARLLQAAIDALDMFGESADQLRELARYIVERDR
- the ribB gene encoding 3,4-dihydroxy-2-butanone-4-phosphate synthase, with translation MQVNTVDELISDLRQGRMIVLLDDDADSHNEGVVMVAAEHVDADQVNFMARKARGLVCLTLTEERCRQLDLPPMVDDAMGEKSNFTLSIEATVGIDTGISAGDRARTVHAAVAPHAVPSDIVQPGHIFPLEAVAGGVLTRAGHTEAGCDYARLAGLLPAAVIADILTDEGTLADGPALAQFAEQHGLKIGTVADLIHFRMVNERTIRKVREGKVNTAHGEFNLAAYRDQTTSDVHLALFKGDISAAEPTLVRVHVQSALRDLVGSEIEGQPSWSMGRCMQAVAAAGKGVIVLLSKDEGPEQLLDSVDLVLGGERSAQNSDAIYTTVGLGSQILRDLGVGKIHLMGAPIKYNALSGFDLEVLDFVSPEG
- the ribE gene encoding 6,7-dimethyl-8-ribityllumazine synthase, which gives rise to MNDIKTIEGDFTGGKGDYTIVVGRWNSFVVEHLLEGALDCLRRHGVSKNQITIVRAPGAFEIPLVCKQIAAKGKTDAIIALGAVIRGGTPHFEYVAGECTKGLAMVSMEHAVPVSFGVLTVDTIEQAVERAGTKAGNKGEEAAMSAIEMVSLMGKLD
- a CDS encoding retropepsin-like aspartic protease family protein, which encodes MSLRPSSFILSFLILLASVVAAAAPQIEVEGLMPPNAAVVTIDGERKMLKVGQTFKGVTLISVYSRTAALEVDGNETVVGLSRKVGANYQAPVEQIVTIPINPALQYRTAAMINGRQAEVLVDTGANVIAMNLGEARRLGVRAEDGTPTQVETASGNVRAYLVKLNAVTVGNIKVNNVEAAVLEGDKPSTVLLGMTWLRHVKIEEKQGVMTLTKGP
- the ribA gene encoding GTP cyclohydrolase II translates to MTARYVESSRLPTDWGEFDMHGFEDAETNKEHVVLTMGNVGDGEPVLARVHSECLTGDALFSMRCDCGSQLQAALKAISEEGRGALFYLRQEGRGIGLLNKIKAYKLQDAGADTVEANEQLGFGADMRDYSILRPMLEHLQIKAVRLMTNNPRKVAALEEQGVEVVERIALHTGANPHNEKYLNTKAGKLGHMMEGRG
- a CDS encoding riboflavin synthase — translated: MFTGIIQAVGEVAAMQPSGGDLRLRIDTGKLDLGDVQLGDSICTNGACLTVIELPGDGYWADVSVESLNFTTLGDLKPGSKVNLEKALTPASRLGGHIVSGHVDGVGEVVSLHEDARSIRFVLRAPDDLAKYIAHKGSITVDGTSLTVNAVNGAEFDLNIIPQTMAETVFVDYQPGTRVNLEVDVIARYLERLMQGEAAAKPGAGTLSMSTLAENGFLK